Genomic window (Candidatus Binatia bacterium):
TCAGCCTCTTGGCCTGGGCCCGCGGCAGCTTTCCGTTCAGCCTGCCCATGCCGACCGCCAGCAGGTAGAGGGCGGTCAACTGGGAGGTGAAAGCCTTGGTGCTGGCGACGCTGATCTCCGGCCCGGCGTGGGTATAAAAGACGCCGTCCGATTTTCTCGCGATCGTGGAATCGACGACGTTGCAGATGGAGATCACCTTGGCTTTTTTCTTCCGCGCCGTTTCGACGGCGGCCAGAGTGTCGGCAGTCTCGCCGGATTGGCTGATGAGCAGGAGGAAGTCGCCGGCCTTGATGAGCGGCGCCCGGTAGCGAAATTCCGACCCGTAATCCACCTCGGCCGGGACGCCGGCGATCTCTTCGAGCAAGAATTTTCCCACCAACGCGGCGTGCCACGCCGTGCCGCAGGCGACCAGGTGGATTCTCTTCACCTGGCGCATCTGGCTCGCGCTCAGCGGAATTCCTTCGAGCGCGACCGCGCCTTCCTTGAGCGAGATCCGCCCGCGGAACGTATCGGTCACCGTCCGCGGCTGCTCGTGGATCTCCTTGAGCATGAAGTGGGGATATCCGCCTTTCTGCGCGGCCACGGCGTCCCAGGTGATCTCCTTGAAGGGACGGTTCAAGGGTTTCCCCTTGCCGTTCATGATCCGAAAGCCGGCGGCTTTGACTTCGGCCAGCTCGCCGTCTTCGAGAAAGGTCACTTTGCGAGTGTGATCGAGGAGCGCGGGGATGTCCGAGGCGATGAGCGTTTCCTCTTCGCCCCGGCCGAGCACGATCGGCGTCGAATTCTTGGCCACGATCAGGCGCGCGGGATCTTTGAGGTTCAGAAAGACCAGGGCATAGGAGCCCTGGATTTCCCCAAGACTATTTTGCACCGCGGTGAGGAAGTCCACGCCGCGCTGAATTTTTTCATTGACCAGATGGGCGACGATCTCGGTGTCGGTCTCCGAGGTAAAGTGGGCGCCCTTTTTCAAAAGATGCGCCTTCAGCTCCAGATAGTTCTCGATGATGCCGTTGTGGACGACGACGACATTGCCGGCCTGGTGGGGATGGGCGTTGACTTCGGAAGGCTTGCCGTGAGTCGCCCAGCGGGTATGGCCGATGCC
Coding sequences:
- the glmS gene encoding glutamine--fructose-6-phosphate transaminase (isomerizing), with translation MCGIVGYIGQRDAAPIILESLRKLEYRGYDSAGVAVLNGGEVAIRRCEGKLANLEAMLFKRPAPGNVGIGHTRWATHGKPSEVNAHPHQAGNVVVVHNGIIENYLELKAHLLKKGAHFTSETDTEIVAHLVNEKIQRGVDFLTAVQNSLGEIQGSYALVFLNLKDPARLIVAKNSTPIVLGRGEEETLIASDIPALLDHTRKVTFLEDGELAEVKAAGFRIMNGKGKPLNRPFKEITWDAVAAQKGGYPHFMLKEIHEQPRTVTDTFRGRISLKEGAVALEGIPLSASQMRQVKRIHLVACGTAWHAALVGKFLLEEIAGVPAEVDYGSEFRYRAPLIKAGDFLLLISQSGETADTLAAVETARKKKAKVISICNVVDSTIARKSDGVFYTHAGPEISVASTKAFTSQLTALYLLAVGMGRLNGKLPRAQAKRLIEDLMHLPHWIEEALKLDAELASLAADLSHASDFLYLGRGINYPIALEGALKLKEISYIHAEGYPAGEMKHGPIALVDEKMPIVVLLPRDRHFQKTLSNLKEVESRGGKIITVTNRDGETIGAKAYRSVVVPEASHFLTPVVLTIPLQLLAYHVAVARGTDVDQPRNLAKSVTVE